One Clavibacter zhangzhiyongii genomic region harbors:
- a CDS encoding ABC transporter substrate-binding protein, whose translation MNRRIPALGLALAASLALTSCAGAGGGGASGDVTGPADTGGTMQVLQSTDFSHLDPEMGYDTGVQNLYRLIYRTLTTSSGKDGATIAPDLATDTGTPNEDATVWTFTLKDGLKFEDGSPITSQSVKFGVERSFAPALAIGTPYTRLYLAGGDTYKGPYESGDLASIETPDERTIVFHLNRSVPEFASVAAQSTFTPFPVDKDKVTVTSMDQQPIASGPYRVTARTAGSSLTLARNPEWDPATDEVRTAKPDGWQFTIGLDQATIDERMLAGQGDDKDAIAGAITAASVSRIQTPAIKARTVSGDFGCTTYLGLNTTKPHLDDLRVRQAIAYAVDKKSLADVAGGPMLASPASTMLTPTIPGHKDFDLYASTDSAGDVDKAKALLAEAGLPDGFTMTLDVRNLPTAQKQAEALQQSLAKAGITLELNIIDTATYYETIGTPSQQHDAAVTGWCPDWRSASTVLPTLFDGRQISEKGNNDIAQLNDPAVNAKIDEVSAMTDLEAAKTAWGELDEQIQELAPTVPLLFGQTVMVVGQDVRNAYSNPLWAGGIDFATIGLHTGK comes from the coding sequence ATGAACAGACGAATCCCCGCACTCGGGCTGGCCCTCGCGGCCAGCCTCGCCCTCACGTCCTGCGCCGGAGCGGGAGGGGGCGGCGCGAGCGGCGACGTCACCGGCCCGGCCGACACGGGCGGCACCATGCAGGTGCTGCAGAGCACCGACTTCTCGCACCTGGATCCGGAGATGGGCTACGACACCGGCGTCCAGAACCTCTACCGGCTCATCTACCGCACCCTGACGACGTCGTCGGGGAAGGACGGCGCGACCATCGCCCCCGACCTCGCCACCGACACCGGCACGCCGAACGAGGACGCGACGGTCTGGACCTTCACGCTCAAGGACGGGCTGAAGTTCGAGGACGGCTCGCCCATCACGAGCCAGTCCGTCAAGTTCGGCGTCGAGCGCTCGTTCGCCCCCGCGCTCGCCATCGGCACGCCGTACACGCGCCTCTACCTCGCCGGCGGTGACACCTACAAGGGCCCGTACGAGTCGGGCGACCTCGCCTCCATCGAGACGCCGGACGAGCGGACCATCGTCTTCCACCTCAACCGCTCCGTCCCGGAGTTCGCGAGCGTCGCCGCGCAGAGCACGTTCACGCCGTTCCCCGTGGACAAGGACAAGGTGACGGTCACGAGCATGGACCAGCAGCCCATCGCCTCCGGCCCGTACCGCGTCACGGCCCGCACCGCCGGATCCTCCCTCACCCTCGCGCGGAACCCCGAGTGGGACCCGGCGACCGACGAGGTGCGCACGGCGAAGCCCGACGGCTGGCAGTTCACCATCGGCCTCGACCAGGCCACCATCGACGAGCGCATGCTCGCCGGACAGGGCGACGACAAGGACGCGATCGCCGGCGCCATCACCGCCGCCTCGGTCTCCCGGATCCAGACGCCCGCGATCAAGGCGCGCACCGTCTCCGGCGACTTCGGCTGCACCACCTACCTCGGCCTCAACACCACCAAGCCGCACCTCGACGACCTCCGCGTCCGCCAGGCGATCGCGTACGCGGTCGACAAGAAGTCCCTCGCCGACGTCGCCGGCGGCCCCATGCTCGCGTCGCCGGCCTCGACGATGCTCACCCCGACCATCCCGGGCCACAAGGACTTCGACCTCTACGCGAGCACCGACAGCGCCGGCGACGTGGACAAGGCCAAGGCGCTGCTCGCCGAGGCCGGGCTCCCCGACGGCTTCACCATGACGCTCGACGTGCGCAACCTGCCGACGGCCCAGAAGCAGGCCGAGGCGCTGCAGCAGTCGCTCGCGAAGGCCGGCATCACGCTCGAGCTCAACATCATCGACACCGCCACGTACTACGAGACCATCGGGACGCCCTCGCAGCAGCACGACGCGGCCGTCACCGGCTGGTGCCCGGACTGGCGCTCGGCCAGCACGGTCCTGCCGACGCTGTTCGACGGGCGTCAGATCAGCGAGAAGGGCAACAACGACATCGCCCAGCTGAACGACCCCGCGGTGAACGCGAAGATCGACGAGGTCTCCGCGATGACCGACCTCGAGGCCGCCAAGACCGCGTGGGGCGAGCTCGACGAGCAGATCCAGGAGCTCGCGCCGACCGTCCCGCTGCTCTTCGGGCAGACCGTCATGGTGGTCGGGCAGGACGTGCGGAACGCGTACTCGAACCCGCTCTGGGCGGGCGGCATCGACTTCGCCACCATCGGCCTGCACACGGGGAAGTAG